DNA from Pichia kudriavzevii chromosome 5, complete sequence:
CAATGACATCAGACACTATCAAAGTAACACCATTGCAGGGCCGGAAATTAGGTGCTCAAATAACCATGCCTTCTTACACAACAGATCCATCGAAATTGAATGAGTCTGATTTCAAGCAGTTAAAGAAGGCACTGCTTGAGCATTCTGTGTTGATCATCCCTGGAATGGAAGGATTGAAGCCTGAGTCGCAACATGCACTGAACGTCAGATTCGACCCCTCCTCAGCTACTAACTATGGACACAAGGAAGAGCTATTtcattcttcaaagtcGATTTTAGCTAAGGATGGCAAGTGTGTTCCAAGAAGACCAGAGGTGATGATGGTTGGTAATGGTTCATTTGAGGCAGGGCATGAAGGAATGAAGGAATTCACATTGGAGCATCCAACTCATAAAACGTTTCATAAGCAATTACTCACAAATGACGAAATGGCTAATAAGCAAACTAGATTTTACAGATGGCATATTGATGCCGCATTATACGAGCTTTCACCACCAGTGGTGACGACATTGTTGGGCCTTATTGTTCCTCCTTCAAATGATAGACAAACCATCATCTATGAAGACACTAATGAATCTATTGATATTGCTAAAGGAGCAACTGCATTTGCTTCTGGTAAAGTAGCCTTTGACCTACTCTCTAAAGACCAGCAAGAACAGGCGTTGAATActattgttgaatatgCTCCGCATCCTTACATTTACATAAACGACTGTAAAGCTACTTCTGATGGACTAACAATAGTCAGCGAAGAGCCAGGGAAAGAAGCATCTTTAGACAGTTTACCTGAATGGgaagaatccaaaataaAGAGGCTACCACTAGTTTGGACAAATCCTGAAACCggaaatcatcatttaCAAGTACATGGTTGCTGTGTATACAAATTACTTGATGCTACAACGGGGAAAACTATTGCCGATTTGAAAGAAGCAAGGGAAATTGTTCACAAAATGATGAGGCCTGCCATTTCTCCTGAGAATATTTATTGTCATGCTTGGAATCAAGGTGACTTGTGTATTTTCCATAACAGAGGTGTCATCCACTCAGTTACTGGTGAATTGGATCCATCAGAGAAAAGGTTAATGCATCAGTGCAATATTGCCAGTGGCTCTGATCCTGAAGTTGtactttgaagaattcaatgTACTATATATATCACGCTAATAACAATTTTATACAACCAGAATTATGTAAAAAGATAAACGATTCTAAGTGAAAAACTGGCTAAAAGGCCATTCTATCGTTGGTGGATATTATTATTTGGGCTTTTTACCAGACAAGAATTCTCAAGATTAAAAcaagaataaaaaatattttgggTTACCAAAAAGCATGTCTTTCTCAAGAGATCGTAATTTAAATAGTAGGTCCCATTTTACAAATTCATTAATTTATAATTGCATACACTTATAGCCGTAGACTGGATTAATTATAAATTTTCTTACTACATACATAATGTACTTCTTAGTTATACGGGATCAACGCCTTCTTCTACGTCTCTTGGGAGCTGGTCCCCTATCATCATCCCAACGATCATCCCTCCTATCATCACGTCTGTCATCACGACCACGATCTCGGTCTCTCCAATTACCTTTATCGTCTCTGTcgttttctctttgatttcGTAAATTGGCATACGATTGCTCCGGTGTAGCAGATGCAGTTCGtgtattcaaatttggattATTTGGAAGATTTGGCTTGTTTGGTATGTTTGGTATGTTTGGCAATTTGCTATTCAAATTACTACTAGTAGTGGTATTATTCGTGGTGCCACCATTATTCATACTGacattgttgttgctaCTGTTATTACTATTCAGCATATTATTCATCCCCATATTGGGCATTTTCGGCATACCTGGCATGTTTGATAATCCAGGCATTCCCATAAATCCAGGCATTCCCATCATAAATGGCATCGAGCCTCCTGCGGTACCACTATTACCTGTTGGATTGAAGGGAAACATTTTGTTAGCGTTGATTTCCTGTTGTAATCGTTCATGTTTTGCGCAGTAAGCTCTCCATGTTACTTCATCAAACCCATAATTAAAATAGTCCGACATATCGGCACCCGGCAATCTCCACGGTTTATCCTTTAGTTCATCAAGCGAAACTTCTGTAATCGGTATATCATTATACATACCCACCTTATCAATATTAATTCCATTTGGTGAAGTTGTGAAAACAGGCACTGTTTTGATTTGCACCATGCCCGATGGTGCTGCAGCTTCTTCGGCGTCATTCTTCTTATCCTCTTCATTGTTCTCTTCTTCGTCTTTCCTGGTTTCTAACAGCTCTGGTATTACCACTGGCGGTGGTTTATTCAGTGAACCaatgataaattcaacatccGAATCGCTATCTGAATCGCTATCACTATCATCATTTGCATCACTTGATTTAGATTCACCTCCATCTTTGCTGCTCCCCACCTCCATTTCATCGTTCTTGGACTCATGTAAAGCTATTTCCTTCGATGATGGATTAATTGTATTCTCATCTGTTTTTATGGCATCAACATTGGGCTCAAGATTATTCGCCTCCTTCAAATCGATATTCTCTGTATCTGACCCATATAAAAAcgcatcatcatcatccatATTGTGTGTCCGTATGAATTGCTAATGCAAACGTATCACTTACAAAGACATCAACATAAGATTCACCACTAATCAAACATTTACATCAACAGGGAAAAAACATGCACCAAATtgagaaactgaaaaagaagagggCTAATGCAGATCACGTGCGTTCTTGGTTCTTTTAAAGCCCTAATTTCCTCTTTTGACACCCACGCTAAACAGTCACGCTGAGGCCAGATGGTTTTTCCTTTCGCTCTCTGTCTCTCAGCTCTCTTGAGGAGGGAGAGAAAGTATCAATAacttttcatcatcaagGGAGTTTCAGAAGTCACTTACacttggatttttcaggttttttcaaagtataccaacaaccaacaaaatGTATGTACAGGGACATCACTACTAGATACATGAGATTCCATGATTGACGAGGACAGAGACATTGTGTGTCACTTAAACATTGAGGTACTGCCTACTAATGTAACAAGTATTGAATAAACTTAAAAATTATTAGACAAGATATGAAACCACTTCAAACACTCAATACAACCGTCACTGGAGTATATGCTAGCTTGCGTTGTATTCAATAGATGACACATGTAAAATTTGTCTATACTCTACACTTTTGCGATCTAATGAATAAACTCCATTTTGCTGAAACTCACATCCAAACAACTAcatcaaaataaagtaCTTTGCTTTGAACTTGCTGATCCTCATTTAATCGTATAGGAATCTATCTATCAATGCCTCTAGTTGGTAGAATTATGGAATACTAACATTAtgttctttttattttttaataGGGCTAAGAGAACTAAGAAGGTAGGAATCACCGGTAAGTACGGTATCAGATACGGTTCTTCTTTAAGAAGACAATGTAAGAAGTTGGAAATCCAACAACACGCAAAGTACGATTGTTCTTTCTGTGGTAAGAAGACCGTCAGAAGAGATGCTACCGGTATCTGGACATGTAAGTCTTGTAAGAAGTctgttgctggtggtgctTACACTGTCTCCACTGCAGCTGCTGCAACTATCAGATCTACCATCAGACGTTTAAGAGAATTAGCTGAAGCTTaaatttcttgtttggGATTTTCTAAGTTTATAATAACCTCTATCTATCTAGTTTCTAAATAAATAGGAAATTTTCAGTAATTTTAATATCATGCGTCTGTATTTTGCTTATTTGATCTGCCATATTTGATAGCAACTCTGCAAAATTGTCCTTCGTTGAATGAACATTAATAAGAAAAGCATTTGAATTACAAATACAGGTacggttttttttgtttattgtCTGGTGTGAGACTGCAAAGGCTGTGAAGAATACTAGGTGCTTAGTATCTGTCTATTGTTATAATATTCATATCCCCACGATGATTATTAGTTACAGGCACAACTATCTGCGGAGACTCAAATATACTTGATGGCAACCGACGAttcagaaaaagaaaaggtgAAATTTGGTTTATGAACAAGTATATAAACAATGAGCTCTCAGTTCAGTCACATATATTCCACATATCTAAGATCTTGTCGCCAAACTCAAAGACACTTACTGAACTCAGCATCACTAGTACTTCTTTTATCTATCAACCCATGGGACTAAAACGTCCATTATATAGAGAAACTCGACTAAGTGATCTGAAATAATCTTTTGTTTAGCATAGTGTCCAGGTATTGGTGCAGTTAAATTGAAGATCTGTTTGGGAGTCTACACGGTGATGTATTTGGAGTTTGCATCTTGCTGtgaaaatggcaaaatgGACTCCCTCTGTGCCGATATTGTGAAATACGCAATAATCGTGAGTTTGTATGTTCGGAAACATTGGTTTAGCAAATGAAATATCCTTCAAACATTCATCACGTAAGTCTACGCACATTCCTTCACTGAAAACTCATCATGAAATCTGTAACTATCGCtgtgaaattgaacaatAGATCACTTGCTATGAGAAAGATAGTGAAAATACATTTAGAATTTCTTTTAGCATTAATCTGGTCCCTCCTTAATACCCTCCAGcgttgttgttttgtttcctCATAAATCCTTTGAAGGTAATATGGCGCTATTCGTAACTTGGCTGTATGCTATTATAGCATTGTAAACTCAGATTTGTGACACGCTTGATAAAGGTGGCGGTAGATAATAGGTATGCATTACTTGTCTAGAACATGGGGGAGATCCTGGTACTGCAAGAAACTGATTGGTGGAAGAAGCTAACACAGAAAGAGGATGACACATTTTATAGAGGTAACAATAGACGTTTGATTTTTCGGGCGATTATTTGGTAGCCCTGTTGGTGTAAACACATTTCAAGATGGGGGAGAAACTAAGCATTAGATTACATTAATGAACATAaaaacatatatatataatcGAAGTATTGGAAATCTACCTACGAGATATGATGGTTAAGTTTTTTAATGGTAGTTCGAGCTAGTAAAGGGGCCCTGTGTTTAACTAAGTGGATCAATAGTGTATTTatatgaaaatgaaagaaagGCTCTGAATGAAGTGTCAAAACTCCAGTTAAAATACTATTGTCAAGGTCTCCAATGTATTTATAAGTAGTAGCACTTCTGGGAAACTATTTGatgaataataaaatatatattaGTGTTTAGAGCGTTAAATACATTGTGATTAGAGTACCGCTAGtggtagaaaaaaaaaaaagatttgCTCTTAGAATTCCCTTATACTGGTGGTGTCACGATATAGAATATGAGGCAAGACAGATTCCAAGGAGAAAACCTGTTGTGATAAGCACCAGCCATCCCATTGTGAAACATAGGATCATATCGAATTGAAGTCAATAGCGTTTTATTAATTACAGCAGCAAACGAATAAAAACGTTTATGGCGAACCTTTCTATTATAGAAACATTAGATCAAGTCAAGAATTCACCAGCTGTTGAACTGGTTCTACGAGGGCATGGCTCAAAAATAACAGCACTGTGTCTATACAAGCGCTTTGGTGCCATTGAAGGTGTACCATGTACGAAGTTCTGTCACATTGCAACCTttaagaaacaaaaaatagCAGTTTATTATTCACCCAAGTAGGACTCAACAGAAGttacaaaacaaaaaaaggaatGGTGGAAATCCAAGAGACACAGAGAATGTAAACATGCGGAAACCAGAATTTTACATTGCCCTAGTAAGAATTTCACTACCTGGAAAAGTTAAGAGagcaacaaaaaaaaatgcttcAGTGGTTTTACTATTGGTAAATagccaaaaaaaagcaaaaaagaaagtagTGCATGCGGGGTTTGAACCCGCGACCATCGCGTTTCTGAAACGGTTAAGTAACGTAGATATAGACGTTATAATACAACTATAAGCACGATGCTCTAAACCTCTGAGCTAATGCACTTCTTATGAACGTTTTCCGCGCTCACCCGGTTAGATGCGCTGATTCCTTTATTACGTAATTAAACTAATTTTACGATACAATGAAATACCAATACTCTAACTACCATTAAAGGACAGGTAAATAGAGGAAAACCAGTCTACTAAATAGAGATTGCTATTCAGACGCTTCTTCGCTGCTTGAATTACACCTTATTCTCATAGGTAGTTTACACTGTTTTTATTAAACCTTTTCAGGGTATTTGCATGCAGTGAGAGATAAACTCTCTGGAACATAATGATCCATCATGAGAACCAAAAACTTTGCCGTAAGTAAATTTAGTAGGAATCTATCCTTATTATACTGTTTCTGTATGTTATTATTTATCAAGATGAGTATTGTTTATTGTATTCCTTTTCCTTATAGTCATACATTCATCCACTATGATAGTTTTGCTTTAGAATTTAGGGAATGTAAATCATGTCAACACTTGCCTTTATAGCAGTATTATTGTGGAAGAGTCATATAAACACTCGTAATGGAGAGTGATCCCAATGTAGAATATATTTCtaaatgagaaaaaaatgggaacCATGCACTCACTTCGTAAATTATGATGTGTTTCTTTCCAAAAATTTCTAGTCACATTAGTTCTCTTTCGTCATAAATCTTGAAGTAGAAATTTAAGCAACCTCTTTATTTCAACGCTTTTTCAATACAAGGTGTTGAATACTGTTCGTGAGCTGAAGTTAGGCTAGGTCTATTAACTTCCCATGGATTATTATCCAAAATGCTTTCTAGTCGTATAGTGTGATATGATGACAAAACTGTGTTTAGTCGGTCGGTATTAACCAGAGCACGTTCCTGTTCAACCGATCGCTCGAATGTAGGTCTTTTCATTTGATGTACTTGtaatttatatttttgCCCGCTACTTATAATCTCAAGGCTTTTAGGTTTTTTAGTTTCATTTCATTTCCAAACCTATATTAATCCGGAGCCAATATTTGTCATATGTGgcattttttgttattcGTATTTTATGCACCATTTCTTTTGCAGATGCCTAGGTACCCGGTTTTCAAAACTAAACAAAATCTAAAACATAAAAAGTATGATCAAGAATATACGCTTTAACATTCTCACTTTTCAGCTGGTTGATTTAATGAGGTACTTATAGAATATACAAGTTCTGATATAGTCCTTTTGTATTCTATGGCATCTCAGAAATAAAAGCATCTACATACGCCGATAATCTTAGTGATAAAAGGCTGGGTTTTCAGGAAGCAGTTGTTGAGCTGAATATGTATGGAAATCTTAAACAGgtaaaaatataaaaagcACGAAATTATCCAATCTAGGATATGGCCATTTATGCTGCCACTTATCCGGAATAAGAAATGAATGAATCGAAAATGGTAAGCTCATGAGGAGTCTTCCATTCGTAAAAACATCTATTAACCTACATGCAATTTGCTGTTCAAACTACAGTCTTACCAAATAAAAACCTATACTGGGAGTAAGAAAACCTGTgtgataaaaaaaaaagtcattCCACATCGGAATAATCAATCAGTGTTTTGTTTATTCTAATCCATCTCTATGTATTCAAGTTCAATCCATATAACATTGGATGTCATGTTTATTAAGCACTTAAATGAACTTGACTTGCaactttcaagattttTAGCATACCGAAAGGCAAATTACATTGGCTAGTATGGGAAATAATACGACGGCATAGGAAGTTTTGCATAGTATCAGCTACAAGGCAATCGCCTGAACAAAACACTCCTAGTAGTAAACTATTGTCTTCAAGGTCTATTCTTGGTAGGGACAATCCCGGGTTTTCGGAAACCGGGAGCCCATAATAGCACAAGCATTGACTCCACAAGCACTCTCTACAGGATGAGATCGATACACGCgtactttgaaattctACCAACGAAACGGGATGAggtggaaaaaaaagacaaaccGGCTCAATCGCTTATTTTTTGGGGCAAGCTCTCGGTTATTTGCCGATATATGCGACACTATATAAAATTTGAGATGAAACATGGAGAACCTTAAAATAAGTGTGAAAACTGGGATGGCGCTGTTCAATTTGAGACTAATGAACGTTTTAGGCTAACTGCAACAGTTTTCTGTAACCTTAAAATAGATATCGTCACAGAAGGCAATGAAGAAGTCTCAGATAAGGGCGAATCTTCTCAATGAGAACAGTGTATTTCCTCAACAGTCAAACGTGGAGACGCCACCAGGGAATAGTTCGTATACGCAAAACTGTGTATATTCTCAACAAGATCACCCATCTGGACGACAGCATTATAATCAGCCACAGCCAATGAGATATGTTAACCATCCGCTTGCACAGAACTCCTTTCAAGAGGCTTATTATCAGCCAAATCAACCAATACAGGCGCATCGTAAACAAAGACAGTCTTCTCGTCAACATCAGCAGCCTCCACCTCATCATCAAGTGCAGCCTCAACCACAACAACCGCCCCTACAAGCACAACCACCACaacatatatataa
Protein-coding regions in this window:
- a CDS encoding uncharacterized protein (PKUD0E04310; similar to Saccharomyces cerevisiae YJR093C (FIP1); ancestral locus Anc_7.464) — translated: MDDDDAFLYGSDTENIDLKEANNLEPNVDAIKTDENTINPSSKEIALHESKNDEMEVGSSKDGGESKSSDANDDSDSDSDSDSDVEFIIGSLNKPPPVVIPELLETRKDEEENNEEDKKNDAEEAAAPSGMVQIKTVPVFTTSPNGINIDKVGMYNDIPITEVSLDELKDKPWRLPGADMSDYFNYGFDEVTWRAYCAKHERLQQEINANKMFPFNPTGNSGTAGGSMPFMMGMPGFMGMPGLSNMPGMPKMPNMGMNNMLNSNNSSNNNVSMNNGGTTNNTTTSSNLNSKLPNIPNIPNKPNLPNNPNLNTRTASATPEQSYANLRNQRENDRDDKGNWRDRDRGRDDRRDDRRDDRWDDDRGPAPKRRRRRR
- a CDS encoding uncharacterized protein (PKUD0E04320; similar to Saccharomyces cerevisiae YJR094W-A (RPL43B) and YPR043W (RPL43A); ancestral locus Anc_7.466) — protein: MAKRTKKVGITGKYGIRYGSSLRRQCKKLEIQQHAKYDCSFCGKKTVRRDATGIWTCKSCKKSVAGGAYTVSTAAAATIRSTIRRLRELAEA
- a CDS encoding uncharacterized protein (PKUD0E04300; Pfam Domains: TauD(1.5e-15)), with the translated sequence MTSDTIKVTPLQGRKLGAQITMPSYTTDPSKLNESDFKQLKKALLEHSVLIIPGMEGLKPESQHALNVRFDPSSATNYGHKEELFHSSKSILAKDGKCVPRRPEVMMVGNGSFEAGHEGMKEFTLEHPTHKTFHKQLLTNDEMANKQTRFYRWHIDAALYELSPPVVTTLLGLIVPPSNDRQTIIYEDTNESIDIAKGATAFASGKVAFDLLSKDQQEQALNTIVEYAPHPYIYINDCKATSDGLTIVSEEPGKEASLDSLPEWEESKIKRLPLVWTNPETGNHHLQVHGCCVYKLLDATTGKTIADLKEAREIVHKMMRPAISPENIYCHAWNQGDLCIFHNRGVIHSVTGELDPSEKRLMHQCNIASGSDPEVVL